One window from the genome of Salvia miltiorrhiza cultivar Shanhuang (shh) chromosome 7, IMPLAD_Smil_shh, whole genome shotgun sequence encodes:
- the LOC130992067 gene encoding exocyst complex component EXO70B1-like: protein MAENGEEKLIAVARHIAKTLGHTDNMTDDILKIFSSFDGRLREKLAEKLSDDGMEQILDAIDHQISQFISSDRPIWSGSADPGAFLDSVDQLIAAVRDWTPLADDKKISACLDRAEDLLQQSMFRLEEEFRTLVERGAESFDATQAESAHPHHPDYSDDDDDFGDEDENFIPVAQPITDYDIVIDALPLGTVGDLHQIAKRMVGAGYMKECAHAYSSCRRDFLEESFSRLGLQKLSIDDVHRMQWTQLEDEIEKWIKAMNVAFRILFPSERRLCDRVFLGLSSAADLAFMEVCRGSTIQLLNFADAVAIGSRAPERLFKVLDVYETVRDLMPEFDIIFSDQYCVSLRNEAITIWKRLGEAIRGIFMELENLIGRDPAKEPVPGGRMHPITRYVMNYLRAACRASQTLEQVFEESVGTAGSNLDYRKGDDASLASSSSLGVQIAWIMELLESNLEAKSKIYRDPALCAVFMMNNGRYIVQKAKDNELGTLLGEDWIRKHAAKVRQYHVNYQRSSWSKVLGVLKVDSNSMSPNETSKNMKEKLKLFNSYFEEICKTQSSWVIFDDQLKDEVRGSITGTLCPAYRSFVGRLQGASDSGKNADRYTRFSVEDVEARISQLFMGGSSGRRCDETFHFKFSKPKLEDMYEDLLRIRGLKFRKPKLHHHHHHHHHHHHDDLVHIKGLKFRKPIMAQLRRARYKS from the exons CGACGACGGCATGGAGCAAATCCTAGACGCAATCGACCACCAGATCTCCCAGTTCATCTCCTCCGACCGCCCGATTTGGTCGGGCTCCGCCGATCCCGGCGCCTTCCTCGATTCAGTCGATCAATTGATCGCCGCCGTGCGCGACTGGACGCCGCTCGCGGACGACAAGAAGATCTCCGCCTGCCTCGACCGCGCCGAGGATCTGCTCCAGCAGTCGATGTTCCGGCTGGAGGAAGAGTTCAGAACCCTCGTCGAGCGCGGCGCTGAGTCGTTCGACGCGACTCAGGCCGAGTCAGCTCACCCGCACCATCCCGACTActccgacgacgacgacgattTCGGCGACGAGGACGAGAATTTCATCCCCGTAGCTCAGCCGATCACGGACTACGACATCGTGATCGACGCCCTGCCGCTGGGGACGGTCGGCGACCTCCACCAGATCGCTAAGCGGATGGTGGGGGCCGGGTACATGAAGGAGTGCGCGCACGCCTACAGCTCGTGCCGGAGGGATTTCCTCGAGGAGAGCTTCTCGCGCCTCGGTCTGCAGAAGCTGAGCATCGACGATGTGCACAGAATGCAGTGGACTCAGCTGGAGGATGAAATCGAGAAATGGATCAAGGCGATGAACGTCGCGTTTAGGATCCTGTTCCCGAGCGAGCGCCGCCTCTGCGATCGCGTTTTCCTCGGTTTATCCTCGGCTGCCGATCTCGCATTCATGGAGGTTTGCAGAGGCTCCACAATTCAGCTATTGAACTTTGCAGACGCCGTGGCGATAGGGAGCCGCGCTCCGGAGCGGTTGTTCAAGGTGCTCGACGTTTACGAGACGGTGAGGGATTTGATGCCCGAATTCGACATAATTTTTTCCGATCAGTATTGTGTGTCTTTGAGGAATGAAGCGATTACTATTTGGAAGAGATTAGGGGAGGCAATTAGGGGGATTTTTATGGAGTTGGAGAATTTGATCGGTAGAGATCCAGCTAAGGAGCCCGTCCCCGGCGGAAGAATGCATCCGATCACGCGATACGTGATGAATTATCTGCGCGCTGCTTGCAGGGCTAGTCAGACATTGGAGCAAGTTTTCGAAGAGAGTGTTGGTACTGCTGGAAGCAATCTTGATTACAGAAAAGGGGATGACGCGTCCTTGGCATCGTCATCCTCTTTAGGGGTCCAAATAGCGTGGATCATGGAGTTGTTGGAGAGTAATTTGGAGGCGAAGTCAAAGATTTACAGGGATCCTGCATTGTGCGCCGTTTTCATGATGAACAACGGGAGGTACATTGTGCAGAAGGCCAAGGATAACGAGCTGGGAACGCTGTTAGGTGAGGATTGGATCAGGAAACACGCGGCGAAGGTGAGGCAGTATCATGTGAATTACCAAAGAAGTTCTTGGAGCAAGGTTTTGGGAGTTTTGAAGGTTGATAGCAACTCGATGTCGCCTAATGAGACGTCCAAGAATATGAAGGAGAAGCTGAAGTTGTTCAATTCCTACTTTGAGGAGATATGCAAGACGCAGTCTTCTTGGGTGATATTCGATGATCAGTTGAAAGATGAGGTGAGGGGTTCGATCACGGGGACGTTGTGCCCCGCGTATCGGAGCTTCGTGGGTAGGCTGCAGGGGGCTTCGGATAGTGGTAAGAATGCAGATAGGTATACCAGGTTTAGTGTGGAGGACGTGGAGGCCCGGATCAGCCAGCTCTTTATGGGAGGCAGCAGTGGAAGAAG GTGTGATGAAACATTTCATTTCAAGTTTAGTAAGCCCAAATTGGAAGATATGTACGAAGATTTGCTTCGTATTCGTGGGCTTAAGTTCCGTAAGCCCAAACTGcatcaccatcatcatcacCACCACCATCATCATCACGACGATTTAGTTCACATTAAAGGCCTCAAATTCAGAAAGCCCATTATGGCCCAACTACGTCGGGCAAGGTATAAAAGCTAA